In Pseudonocardia sp. C8, one genomic interval encodes:
- a CDS encoding FAD-dependent oxidoreductase, which translates to MTALRVAVVGAGPAGIYAADTLLKSDTDVTVDLFEKLPAPFGLVRYGVAPDHPRIKQIVHALHRVLDNPAVRLFGNVEFGTDVTLADLREHYDGMIVATGCERDRDLDIPGVDLPGSHGAAEFVQWYDGHPDVPRDWTLDARSVAVIGAGNVALDVARVLAKSAGDMLDTEIPDSVHAGLAANSATDVHVFARRGLAQARFSPMELRELDKVPGVEVIVEPEDVEFDDGSMQEIRATKHVQMVVKILQDWALRDRRGDPRRVHLHFLARPDRVLGAERVEGLRVERTEYTGDGNVRGTGVFTEYPVGAVYRAVGYTGSEVAELPFDAARGVIPHEAGRVQGMPGVYAVGWIKRGPVGLIGHTKGCALETVGSLLADAPDLPRAPRRDPAAVPELLDRRGVEFTTWDGWLALDKHERRLGEDRGRERMKVVPREEMVEISRAG; encoded by the coding sequence ATGACCGCGCTGCGCGTGGCGGTGGTGGGTGCCGGACCGGCCGGGATCTACGCCGCCGACACCCTGCTCAAGTCCGACACCGACGTGACCGTCGACCTGTTCGAGAAGCTGCCCGCGCCGTTCGGGCTGGTGCGCTACGGCGTCGCTCCCGACCATCCGCGGATCAAGCAGATCGTGCACGCGCTGCACCGGGTGCTGGACAACCCGGCCGTGCGGCTGTTCGGCAACGTCGAGTTCGGCACCGATGTGACGCTGGCCGACCTGCGCGAGCACTATGACGGCATGATCGTCGCGACCGGCTGCGAACGCGACCGCGACCTCGACATCCCCGGCGTCGACCTGCCCGGCAGCCACGGTGCCGCGGAGTTCGTCCAGTGGTACGACGGCCACCCCGACGTCCCGCGGGACTGGACGCTCGACGCCCGCTCAGTCGCCGTGATCGGCGCCGGGAACGTGGCGCTGGACGTCGCGCGGGTGCTGGCGAAGTCCGCCGGCGACATGCTCGACACCGAGATCCCCGACTCGGTGCACGCCGGGCTCGCCGCCAACTCGGCCACCGACGTGCACGTGTTCGCCCGGCGCGGCCTGGCCCAGGCCCGGTTCAGCCCGATGGAGCTGCGGGAGCTCGACAAGGTGCCCGGCGTCGAGGTGATCGTCGAGCCGGAGGACGTCGAGTTCGACGACGGCTCGATGCAGGAGATCCGCGCCACCAAGCACGTCCAGATGGTCGTGAAGATCCTGCAGGACTGGGCGCTGCGCGACCGTCGTGGCGACCCGCGGCGGGTGCACCTGCACTTCCTCGCCCGGCCCGACCGGGTCCTCGGGGCCGAGCGCGTCGAGGGGCTGCGCGTGGAGCGCACCGAGTACACCGGCGACGGGAACGTCCGCGGGACCGGCGTGTTCACCGAGTACCCGGTGGGCGCGGTCTACCGGGCGGTCGGCTACACCGGGTCGGAGGTCGCCGAGCTGCCGTTCGACGCCGCCCGCGGGGTGATCCCGCACGAGGCGGGCCGGGTGCAGGGGATGCCCGGCGTGTACGCCGTCGGCTGGATCAAGCGGGGCCCGGTCGGCCTGATCGGGCACACCAAGGGCTGCGCCCTGGAAACGGTCGGGAGCCTGCTCGCCGATGCGCCGGACCTGCCCCGCGCGCCGCGGCGCGACCCGGCGGCCGTGCCCGAGCTGCTCGACCGCCGCGGTGTCGAGTTCACGACCTGGGACGGCTGGCTGGCCCTGGACAAGCACGAGCGCCGGCTCGGGGAGGACCGCGGCCGCGAGCGGATGAAGGTGGTCCCGCGCGAGGAGATGGTGGAGATCAGCCGCGCCGGCTGA